A section of the Rossellomorea marisflavi genome encodes:
- a CDS encoding EamA family transporter yields the protein MRIQYALFILMAAMLWGTTGTIQALAPEGVHPIAIGAVRLAIGGLFLLLLSLGKIHWKGWPLKGTVAAALCMALYQPFFFSAVSITGIAIGTVIAIGSAPVIAGLLEWGIKRKVPQASWWVSTAMAIAGCILLFTNRGSVVADPRGILLALGAGASFAGYTMISGTLVNRRETLPVVAVVFMLGAFFLTPFLFLYDLSWLMEVRGAGVALHLGVVATGLAYLLFARGLVKVPASTAVTLSLAEPLTATMLGVFLIGESLDALSWLGVGLLFLGIILLVGKKGVDSNKDKGQMRSA from the coding sequence TTGCGGATACAGTATGCTCTCTTTATCCTCATGGCCGCCATGCTGTGGGGAACAACGGGGACGATACAGGCACTGGCACCGGAAGGCGTCCATCCGATTGCCATCGGAGCGGTGCGTCTGGCCATAGGAGGCTTATTTCTCCTTCTATTATCCTTGGGAAAAATACATTGGAAAGGGTGGCCTTTGAAAGGAACCGTGGCGGCCGCTCTTTGCATGGCACTTTACCAGCCTTTCTTTTTCTCGGCAGTCAGTATAACAGGGATTGCAATCGGGACCGTCATTGCCATCGGAAGCGCCCCGGTCATAGCAGGACTCCTTGAATGGGGGATAAAAAGGAAGGTCCCCCAAGCATCCTGGTGGGTCTCCACCGCCATGGCCATCGCAGGCTGCATCCTTCTGTTCACGAATAGAGGGTCGGTCGTTGCCGACCCGCGCGGTATCCTCCTCGCACTGGGGGCGGGGGCTTCATTTGCCGGGTACACCATGATCAGCGGAACCCTTGTCAATAGAAGGGAAACACTTCCCGTGGTCGCTGTCGTGTTCATGCTGGGTGCATTCTTCCTCACGCCCTTCCTCTTCCTCTATGATCTATCGTGGCTTATGGAGGTAAGGGGAGCCGGGGTCGCCCTGCACCTTGGGGTCGTGGCAACAGGACTTGCCTATCTTCTCTTTGCACGTGGACTGGTGAAGGTGCCTGCCTCAACCGCCGTGACGCTCTCCCTCGCCGAACCCCTCACCGCCACCATGCTCGGGGTCTTCCTGATTGGTGAATCCCTTGACGCCCTATCGTGGTTGGGCGTCGGGCTCCTCTTTCTAGGAATCATATTATTAGTGGGGAAAAAGGGAGTGGATTCGAATAAAGATAAAGGACAAATGAGATCAGCTTAG
- a CDS encoding 5-methyltetrahydropteroyltriglutamate--homocysteine S-methyltransferase codes for MTHVQTKGKKAIKAPFRADQVGSLLRSERIKEARERRGNGELSAAELRRIEDEEIIRIVDKQKEIGLQVVTDGEFRRAWWHFDFLEGLDGVEGYESDQGIKFHNTTTKARGIKVTGKVDFTDHPMLKDYEFLHGIAGDHTAKMTIPSPNMLFFRGKIETDVYGDHLDAFHHDVAEAYKKAIRAFYDAGCRYLQLDDTAWSVFFSEQGHEQIKAFGREPDELRESFARTINEAVKDRPEDLVVTMHICRGNFKSTWVAEGGYEAAAETIFGGLDLDGLFLEFDDDRSGGFEPLRYVKNPNLQIVLGLVTSKHGELEATEDVEARIQEAARYVDINQLCLSPQCGFASTEEGNLLTEAEQWKKLQHVLAIADRVWE; via the coding sequence ATGACACACGTACAAACAAAAGGAAAGAAAGCAATAAAGGCCCCGTTCCGGGCAGATCAAGTGGGGAGCCTGCTGAGGTCGGAAAGGATCAAGGAAGCACGCGAACGGAGAGGGAATGGAGAGCTATCCGCAGCTGAACTCCGACGAATCGAGGATGAAGAAATCATCCGCATCGTCGACAAGCAAAAGGAAATCGGCCTCCAAGTCGTGACCGATGGTGAATTCAGGAGGGCGTGGTGGCACTTCGACTTCCTTGAAGGTCTGGATGGCGTCGAAGGATATGAATCGGACCAGGGCATCAAGTTCCATAACACGACGACCAAGGCACGTGGCATCAAAGTGACGGGGAAAGTGGACTTCACGGATCATCCGATGCTGAAAGACTACGAATTCCTTCATGGAATTGCAGGCGATCACACAGCCAAGATGACGATTCCGAGTCCGAATATGCTTTTCTTCAGAGGCAAGATTGAAACAGACGTATACGGTGATCATCTGGATGCTTTCCACCACGATGTAGCCGAAGCCTACAAAAAGGCAATCCGTGCTTTCTACGATGCAGGCTGCCGCTATCTGCAGCTCGACGATACGGCATGGTCGGTATTCTTCTCCGAACAGGGACATGAGCAGATCAAGGCATTTGGCCGCGAACCCGACGAACTCAGGGAATCCTTCGCCCGCACCATCAATGAGGCTGTGAAGGATCGTCCAGAGGACCTTGTCGTGACCATGCATATTTGTAGAGGGAATTTCAAATCGACATGGGTGGCGGAAGGCGGATATGAAGCGGCTGCCGAAACCATCTTCGGCGGGCTCGACCTCGACGGGCTATTCCTGGAGTTCGATGATGATCGTTCCGGAGGCTTCGAACCGCTGCGCTATGTGAAGAATCCGAATCTCCAGATCGTCCTCGGTCTTGTGACGTCGAAACATGGAGAGCTCGAGGCGACGGAAGACGTCGAGGCACGGATACAGGAAGCTGCGCGCTATGTGGACATCAACCAGCTCTGTCTCAGTCCCCAATGTGGATTCGCCTCAACAGAAGAAGGAAATCTGTTGACGGAAGCAGAACAATGGAAGAAACTGCAACACGTGCTCGCCATTGCCGATCGGGTGTGGGAATGA
- a CDS encoding 6-phospho-beta-glucosidase translates to MTTTTFPASFLWGGAIAANQAEGGYREGGKGLTNVDLLPRGEERFSYMKGNIPHLELQDDLYYPSHEAIDFYHHYKEDIKLFAEMGFKCLRVSVSWARIFPNGNDAEPNEEGLTFYENLFAELKSNGIEPVVTIAHFDVPVHLIETFGSWKGRELVGFYETYARTLFNRFKGTVKYWMTFNEINMLFHLPFLGAGIVFKEGENRDQVLYQAAHHQLVASALAVKALHEIDPEAQIGCMLAAGVTYPYSCNPEDIWAGIERDRESYFFIDVQSRGAYPGYAKRFFREQEWDLQMEEGDEDILKAYTVDYIGFSYYSSRTISRDPEILGKMTAGNVFPSVKNPHLKTSEWGWTIDPKGIRITANQLYDRYQKPLFVVENGLGAIDEPGADGEINDAYRIDYLSAHLRELNEAIKDGVQLLGYTCWGPIDIVSASSGEMKKRYGYIHVEKDNEGNGTLNRSKKASFDWYKQVIETNGAALENETVKS, encoded by the coding sequence ATGACTACGACTACATTTCCGGCATCCTTCCTTTGGGGAGGGGCCATTGCAGCAAACCAGGCAGAAGGAGGATACCGCGAAGGCGGGAAGGGGTTGACCAACGTCGACCTCCTTCCACGCGGTGAAGAGAGATTCTCCTATATGAAAGGGAATATACCACACCTGGAACTTCAAGATGATCTTTACTACCCGTCACATGAGGCCATCGATTTTTATCATCACTACAAAGAAGATATCAAGCTGTTTGCCGAGATGGGCTTTAAATGCCTTCGGGTGTCTGTATCATGGGCAAGGATCTTCCCGAACGGGAACGACGCTGAGCCGAATGAAGAAGGATTGACGTTCTATGAAAACCTCTTCGCAGAGCTCAAATCGAACGGAATCGAACCCGTTGTAACCATCGCCCATTTCGATGTGCCCGTCCATCTGATTGAAACGTTCGGAAGCTGGAAAGGCCGTGAGCTCGTCGGATTCTACGAAACGTATGCCCGTACTCTTTTCAATCGTTTTAAAGGGACCGTGAAATATTGGATGACGTTCAATGAAATCAATATGCTTTTCCATCTGCCTTTCCTTGGGGCAGGAATTGTGTTCAAAGAAGGTGAAAATCGGGATCAGGTCCTCTATCAGGCTGCTCATCATCAGCTTGTCGCCAGTGCCCTTGCCGTGAAGGCACTTCATGAGATCGATCCGGAGGCACAGATCGGGTGCATGCTGGCCGCAGGTGTCACGTATCCGTACTCCTGTAATCCGGAAGATATCTGGGCGGGAATCGAACGGGACCGCGAATCCTACTTCTTCATCGACGTTCAGTCCCGTGGAGCGTATCCGGGCTATGCGAAGCGCTTCTTCCGGGAGCAGGAGTGGGATCTCCAGATGGAAGAAGGCGATGAAGACATTCTTAAGGCTTATACGGTGGATTACATCGGATTCAGCTATTACTCCAGCCGCACGATCAGCCGTGATCCCGAAATCCTCGGGAAGATGACGGCAGGAAATGTGTTCCCTTCGGTCAAAAATCCTCATTTGAAAACATCGGAATGGGGATGGACCATCGATCCAAAAGGGATCCGAATTACGGCCAATCAATTGTATGATCGCTATCAAAAACCATTATTCGTCGTGGAAAACGGCCTCGGGGCCATCGACGAGCCCGGCGCAGATGGGGAAATCAACGATGCCTATCGAATCGATTATCTCTCAGCACATCTCCGCGAACTGAATGAGGCGATCAAGGACGGAGTCCAACTGCTGGGCTACACATGCTGGGGACCGATTGATATCGTCAGCGCGTCAAGCGGCGAAATGAAAAAGCGATATGGCTATATCCATGTAGAAAAAGACAACGAAGGCAATGGCACCCTCAACCGATCCAAGAAGGCCAGCTTCGACTGGTACAAACAGGTGATTGAGACGAATGGAGCGGCATTGGAGAACGAAACCGTCAAAAGTTGA
- a CDS encoding beta-glucoside-specific PTS transporter subunit IIABC — translation MDFAKTAELIIRHIGGEQNVASLVHCATRLRFKLNQRDKADKKAIMALDGVVTVMESGGQFQVVIGNGVSHVYREIGKQTSLLSDTSSKQTDGEGDKGSVVGRVIDIIAGIFTPLLGIMAGAGVLKGVLQILTSTGVMTPDNTTYIILYAAADSLFYFLPVLLAFTAARKFDANPFIAATIAGALIYPSIIELANGNVETTFFGIPVVMMKYSSTVIPIILAVLVMGYFERFLNRRIHQSVRTFITPFVLLVTILPLTLLAFGPFGVYVGNGIAAGILYVFSLSPIIAGAIVAMSWQVLVIFGVHWGIIPIFINNITVQGYDNVKPVTAPAIFAQAGAALGVMLKTKNKKLKALSGSTAITGLFGITEPIVYGVTLPLKKPFIMATISAGVGGAIVGYSQSAAIATGPPGLLTLPIFYGEGFIGLIIGISVSFILSIALTYIVGFKDPVEEGTDQEVSADQHVTPSSTIGAVSPLTGIVMPLSDVKDAAFSTEALGKGVAILPTEGKLYSPITGVIGTLFPSKHAVGIVGDDGAEILVHVGLNTVQLNGEHFTAHIAQGDRVEAGQLLVEFDVKAIQEAGYDLSTPIVVTNTNDFMDVLSEEPGDIKAGSRLLSYMKEKERVS, via the coding sequence ATGGATTTCGCAAAAACAGCAGAATTGATCATCCGCCATATTGGCGGGGAACAAAATGTCGCCTCTCTCGTGCACTGTGCCACACGGCTCAGGTTTAAATTGAACCAGCGGGACAAAGCAGACAAAAAGGCCATCATGGCGCTTGATGGTGTAGTTACCGTCATGGAAAGCGGCGGGCAATTCCAGGTAGTCATCGGAAATGGTGTTTCCCACGTCTACCGTGAGATCGGAAAACAAACCTCCCTCCTATCCGATACGTCTTCAAAACAGACGGACGGAGAAGGGGATAAAGGATCCGTAGTCGGCAGGGTCATCGATATCATTGCCGGGATCTTCACACCGCTTCTTGGCATCATGGCCGGCGCAGGTGTTCTGAAGGGGGTCCTTCAGATTTTGACGAGCACCGGGGTGATGACGCCGGATAATACGACGTATATCATTCTATATGCTGCAGCGGACAGCCTATTTTACTTCTTGCCTGTGTTGTTAGCGTTTACAGCTGCGAGGAAATTTGATGCGAACCCATTCATTGCCGCTACGATTGCCGGGGCGTTGATCTATCCGTCCATCATTGAACTGGCCAACGGGAACGTTGAAACCACGTTCTTCGGCATCCCTGTCGTGATGATGAAATACTCATCAACTGTCATCCCGATCATCCTGGCGGTCCTCGTCATGGGGTATTTCGAGAGATTCCTTAACCGCAGGATCCATCAGTCCGTGCGTACATTCATTACGCCATTTGTCTTGTTGGTTACGATCCTGCCGTTGACGCTTCTCGCCTTTGGACCGTTCGGTGTGTATGTGGGGAATGGGATTGCAGCAGGCATCCTCTATGTATTCTCACTGAGCCCGATCATTGCCGGTGCCATTGTCGCCATGTCTTGGCAGGTGCTTGTCATCTTCGGTGTTCACTGGGGGATCATTCCGATCTTCATCAACAATATCACTGTCCAAGGCTATGATAACGTCAAGCCAGTCACCGCTCCGGCTATCTTTGCACAAGCAGGGGCAGCCCTTGGTGTCATGCTGAAGACGAAGAACAAAAAACTGAAGGCCCTCTCTGGTTCGACTGCGATCACCGGTCTATTCGGGATCACGGAACCAATCGTATACGGTGTCACCCTGCCGCTGAAAAAGCCATTCATCATGGCTACGATCAGTGCAGGTGTCGGGGGAGCCATCGTCGGCTATTCCCAAAGCGCCGCCATCGCTACGGGCCCTCCGGGATTATTGACCCTCCCGATCTTCTATGGCGAAGGCTTCATCGGCTTGATCATCGGGATCTCTGTATCCTTTATCTTGTCCATTGCCCTTACGTATATTGTCGGCTTTAAAGATCCCGTGGAAGAAGGGACGGACCAGGAAGTTTCTGCTGATCAACACGTCACGCCATCTTCCACTATCGGCGCTGTCAGCCCGCTGACAGGCATCGTGATGCCTCTGTCTGACGTCAAAGATGCCGCCTTCTCTACAGAAGCCCTTGGAAAAGGAGTCGCCATCCTTCCGACAGAAGGCAAGTTGTACTCTCCGATCACGGGTGTGATTGGCACCTTGTTCCCATCGAAGCACGCTGTCGGGATTGTAGGAGACGATGGAGCAGAGATCCTCGTCCATGTCGGTCTCAACACCGTCCAGCTGAATGGTGAACATTTCACCGCGCATATCGCCCAGGGGGACCGCGTCGAAGCGGGGCAGCTCCTTGTGGAATTCGATGTGAAGGCGATCCAGGAAGCCGGGTATGACCTGTCCACGCCGATCGTCGTGACCAATACGAATGACTTCATGGACGTCCTTTCAGAAGAACCGGGGGACATCAAAGCAGGATCACGCCTGCTATCTTATATGAAAGAAAAGGAGCGAGTATCATGA
- the licT gene encoding BglG family transcription antiterminator LicT, which translates to MEISKVINNNVVLTHDDTGKELVVMGRGLAFKKRPGDQVDTGLVEKTFVLEGEGVSAKLAELLADVSEKYLVLSEKIMTMAAMKLEVKLDDYLYVALTDHLSFAITRYKQGIKLQNALAWEIKKYYRKEYQTALEALTIIEEETGIRMDENEAASIAMHLVNSQVSGEGLESISKVVTTVNDILTIVKYHFNVTLDEESMNYERFLTHLRFFAWRLMKKEQIVEEQNDDFFYQQVERQYPQAFECSGKIAIYIQKELNWTLSKDERIYLTLHIHRVTSRHAMQHSPRG; encoded by the coding sequence ATGGAGATTAGTAAAGTCATCAATAATAATGTGGTCCTGACCCACGACGATACAGGGAAGGAACTGGTGGTCATGGGAAGGGGACTGGCCTTCAAGAAGCGGCCGGGCGATCAGGTGGATACCGGACTGGTGGAAAAGACCTTCGTCCTTGAGGGAGAAGGCGTATCAGCCAAACTTGCAGAGCTTCTGGCCGATGTGTCGGAGAAGTATCTCGTACTCTCTGAGAAAATTATGACGATGGCAGCCATGAAGCTCGAGGTCAAGCTGGATGACTATCTGTATGTCGCCTTGACCGACCATTTGAGCTTTGCCATCACCCGTTACAAGCAAGGAATCAAGCTTCAGAATGCTCTTGCATGGGAGATCAAGAAGTACTACCGGAAAGAATACCAGACTGCGCTTGAGGCCCTGACGATCATCGAGGAAGAGACAGGGATCAGGATGGATGAGAATGAGGCTGCGTCCATTGCTATGCACCTGGTGAACAGTCAAGTGTCTGGTGAAGGACTTGAATCCATCTCCAAAGTCGTGACGACGGTCAACGATATCCTGACCATCGTCAAGTATCACTTCAATGTGACACTCGATGAGGAATCCATGAATTACGAGCGCTTTCTTACCCATCTCCGCTTCTTTGCATGGAGGCTCATGAAAAAGGAGCAGATTGTTGAAGAGCAGAATGACGACTTTTTTTATCAGCAGGTCGAGCGTCAGTATCCACAAGCATTCGAGTGCTCAGGGAAGATTGCCATCTACATTCAGAAGGAGCTCAACTGGACATTATCAAAAGACGAACGCATATACCTCACACTTCATATTCATCGCGTGACATCCCGTCATGCGATGCAGCATAGTCCAAGAGGATAG